Proteins co-encoded in one Halorussus vallis genomic window:
- a CDS encoding FAD-dependent oxidoreductase — MSGKYDLVIVGGGVSGASLLYTTAKFTDIESIALIEKEPEIAAINSNHTNNSQTLHFGDIETNYTLEKAEKVKEGAEILAGYLENHDPEREMHDRRSKMVLAVGDEEVAELEHRYHEEGFGDLFPKLRAIEREEIAELEPKVVEGRDPSDDLLALQTPDGYVVDYGATTKSFVEQATEEASVDVYTSTEVEDISETFDGYTLDTSEGNFDCDVAVVAAGSHSLQIAKELGYGEDKVLLPIAGSFFLADDFLNGKVYTLQMKKLPFAAVHGDADVHDPSITRFGPTAKLVPTLERGRLSTVGDFLDVFGLNVAAFLSYANILSDRILLPYVLRNLVYDLPEVGPKAFLPHVQKVVPSAELDDIERAKGYGGVRPQIVDTSAKSLDMGEAKIVGDDIIFNITPSPGASTSLKNAMRDTRTLMEFFDEDYEFDEEAFRADTIDHFPREGADEPLSPATD, encoded by the coding sequence ATGTCTGGGAAATACGACCTCGTTATCGTCGGCGGCGGCGTCAGCGGTGCATCGCTTCTGTACACGACCGCGAAGTTCACCGACATCGAGTCGATCGCGCTCATCGAGAAGGAACCCGAAATCGCGGCGATCAACTCCAACCACACGAACAACTCGCAGACGCTCCACTTCGGGGACATCGAGACGAACTACACCCTGGAGAAGGCCGAGAAGGTCAAAGAGGGCGCCGAAATCCTCGCCGGCTACCTCGAGAACCACGACCCCGAGAGGGAGATGCACGACCGACGTAGCAAGATGGTCCTCGCCGTCGGCGACGAGGAGGTCGCGGAACTCGAACACCGGTACCACGAGGAGGGGTTCGGCGACCTGTTCCCGAAACTCCGCGCCATCGAACGCGAGGAGATCGCGGAACTCGAACCGAAGGTCGTCGAGGGGCGCGACCCGTCCGACGATCTGCTGGCCCTCCAGACCCCCGACGGGTACGTCGTCGACTACGGCGCGACCACGAAGTCGTTCGTCGAGCAGGCGACGGAGGAGGCCAGCGTCGACGTCTACACATCCACGGAGGTCGAGGATATCTCCGAAACCTTCGACGGCTACACCCTCGATACGAGCGAGGGCAACTTCGACTGCGACGTCGCGGTCGTCGCCGCGGGGTCACACAGCCTCCAGATCGCCAAGGAACTCGGCTACGGCGAGGACAAGGTCTTGCTCCCCATCGCGGGGAGTTTCTTCCTCGCCGACGACTTCCTCAACGGGAAGGTGTACACGCTCCAGATGAAGAAACTCCCGTTCGCGGCGGTCCACGGCGACGCCGACGTCCACGACCCCTCGATCACCCGGTTCGGTCCGACCGCGAAACTCGTCCCGACGCTCGAACGCGGGCGACTCTCGACCGTCGGGGACTTCCTCGACGTGTTCGGACTGAACGTCGCGGCCTTCCTCAGTTACGCGAACATCCTCTCCGACCGCATCCTCCTGCCGTACGTCCTGCGGAACCTCGTCTACGACCTCCCGGAGGTCGGCCCGAAGGCGTTCCTGCCCCACGTCCAGAAGGTCGTCCCGAGCGCCGAACTCGACGACATCGAGCGCGCGAAGGGCTACGGCGGCGTTCGTCCGCAGATCGTCGACACGTCGGCGAAGTCCCTCGACATGGGCGAGGCGAAGATCGTCGGCGACGACATCATCTTCAACATCACGCCGTCGCCGGGCGCTTCCACCAGTCTGAAGAACGCCATGCGCGACACCCGAACGCTGATGGAGTTCTTCGACGAGGACTACGAGTTCGACGAGGAGGCGTTCCGCGCTGACACCATCGACCACTTCCCGCGGGAGGGCGCGGACGAACCGCTGTCGCCCGCGACCGACTGA